One Agrobacterium vaccinii DNA window includes the following coding sequences:
- the thiP gene encoding thiamine/thiamine pyrophosphate ABC transporter permease ThiP — translation MMDRRDISRFIVGGVMASAAILLFMGLAVTALLSFDAGVTSGSLFDAYTLRILRFTLWQATLSTALSVGLGLPVALALARQQEFPGRIWIIRLMAVPMGLPVIVGALGIIAIWGRQGIVNTIFLAAGAEQPFSIYGLSGILIAHVFFNLPLAVRFFLAGLERVPGEYWRMGASLNFGPVSTFRFIEWPAVARLIPGVAGLIFMLCATSFTLVLLLGGGPAATTIEVAIYQALRFDFDPPRAIALSLMQITMTGILLALLASLPSANAEASTEGRRVRRFDGEGGVARLWDGFVILLMLLLVGLPLIAVASSGLTADLSRLLTAATFHKAAMTSLLIAVVSASLSILVSVALIRARQAIAARRNASLTLRALFTAMGAGSSLVLLVPPVVLGSGWFLLLRPFGDVSIFAPALVCAINTLMALPFVMRVLEPAFITHQARSGRLSASLGISGFSRLRLVDWPVLWRPVAMALSFAMAPSLGDLGAVALFGSESFVTLPWLVYSNMGSYRTNDAAGYAFILGVICLLLAAGGVSRQPSKAMT, via the coding sequence GTGATGGATCGTCGCGACATCAGCAGGTTCATAGTTGGCGGAGTGATGGCAAGTGCAGCCATTCTGCTCTTCATGGGGCTTGCTGTCACCGCACTTCTGTCCTTTGACGCGGGCGTAACTTCCGGGTCACTCTTCGACGCCTATACCCTGCGTATCTTGCGGTTCACGCTGTGGCAGGCAACCCTTTCTACCGCCCTTTCCGTGGGCCTTGGATTGCCGGTGGCACTCGCTCTTGCGCGCCAGCAGGAATTTCCTGGTCGCATATGGATCATCCGTTTGATGGCGGTCCCGATGGGACTTCCGGTCATCGTGGGAGCACTGGGAATCATCGCCATCTGGGGACGGCAGGGCATCGTCAACACGATCTTTCTGGCGGCAGGCGCCGAGCAGCCTTTCAGTATTTACGGCCTTTCAGGCATTCTCATCGCCCACGTGTTTTTCAATCTGCCGCTCGCTGTCAGGTTTTTTCTGGCGGGTCTGGAACGGGTGCCGGGCGAATATTGGCGCATGGGCGCAAGTCTCAATTTCGGTCCCGTCTCCACCTTCCGCTTTATCGAATGGCCTGCGGTGGCAAGGCTCATTCCCGGTGTCGCCGGGCTTATCTTCATGCTCTGTGCCACGAGCTTCACGCTGGTTCTGCTTTTGGGCGGAGGACCTGCGGCAACGACGATCGAGGTGGCGATCTATCAAGCGCTTCGTTTCGATTTCGATCCACCGCGCGCCATTGCGCTCTCGCTGATGCAGATCACCATGACCGGCATTCTTCTGGCACTGCTGGCCAGCCTTCCATCTGCGAATGCTGAGGCATCGACAGAGGGCAGGCGAGTGCGCCGTTTCGATGGCGAAGGCGGTGTCGCGCGGCTATGGGACGGGTTTGTCATTTTGCTGATGCTGTTGCTCGTGGGTCTTCCGCTGATTGCCGTTGCATCATCGGGGCTGACAGCGGATTTATCGCGCCTGCTGACCGCAGCCACGTTTCACAAAGCGGCGATGACGAGCTTGTTGATCGCCGTCGTCTCGGCCTCACTCTCCATTCTGGTGTCGGTTGCGCTCATCCGCGCCCGTCAGGCCATTGCTGCGCGAAGAAACGCATCGCTGACACTGCGGGCGCTGTTTACCGCCATGGGAGCAGGCTCGTCACTCGTCTTGCTGGTGCCGCCTGTGGTGCTGGGCAGCGGCTGGTTTTTGCTGCTGCGACCCTTCGGCGACGTGTCGATATTTGCACCGGCGCTTGTCTGCGCCATCAACACGCTGATGGCTCTCCCCTTTGTGATGCGCGTGCTTGAGCCTGCCTTCATCACCCATCAGGCCCGCAGCGGACGCCTCTCGGCCAGTCTCGGAATATCAGGCTTTTCCAGACTTCGTCTCGTGGACTGGCCGGTTTTGTGGCGGCCCGTGGCGATGGCATTGTCCTTTGCCATGGCACCATCGCTAGGTGACCTTGGTGCCGTCGCTTTGTTCGGCTCGGAAAGCTTCGTGACGTTGCCGTGGTTGGTCTATAGCAATATGGGCAGTTACAGAACCAATGATGCAGCGGGTTACGCCTTCATTCTCGGCGTTATCTGCCTTCTCCTTGCAGCAGGCGGCGTTTCGCGTCAGCCATCGAAAGCCATGACATGA